The DNA sequence GCAAAAACGATCTAGTTGATTCTGAGCAATCTCTGTCTGGCTATGCGTGATTGTTGACCGAAGGAAGTTTGAGCCTATGAAGAGCCAGTATTTCGTGTCTTGTTGTCAATCAACAAGAAATGAGCCCAGAGATGAATCCAGTCTCTGCGCTCGCTCTCTGCGAAGGCTAGAGCTTCCTATCTCCGGAAGCCTCCATGGATACAGGGGGCGCACAGGCTCTGTAGAACTACAGACGCATGAGCATAAGGTGCTCATCGAAATACTTCGAACCTTCTCTGACAGAACGCGGTATGCGCCCGATCTCAACGAACCCCAGTTTCTGGTAGAGCATCGAAGCCCGTTTGTTATAGTCCAGAAAAGAGAGTTCAATCGTGTCTAACCCGGGCATTCGTTTTCTTGCCAGCTCAATCGTTTTCTTTGTAAGTGCTTCTCCAATCCCTTTGCCTCTCCACTCCTCGGCAAGCGCGATACCCAGAACTGCCCTATGGGAACGTTTGTCCTTGCGACGCTCAACATGACAATTCCCTACAATCGCTCCATCAACCTCGACGACGAGCATTACCGTTGTCCTTCTCCTGATTCCCGT is a window from the Candidatus Thermoplasmatota archaeon genome containing:
- a CDS encoding GNAT family N-acetyltransferase codes for the protein MDARALMRFINQIAVEPMSGITVNKRVTLKDEKVWLKNILTGIRRRTTVMLVVEVDGAIVGNCHVERRKDKRSHRAVLGIALAEEWRGKGIGEALTKKTIELARKRMPGLDTIELSFLDYNKRASMLYQKLGFVEIGRIPRSVREGSKYFDEHLMLMRL